Within Chitinispirillum alkaliphilum, the genomic segment CCCGATAAGTGTCAATAGCAAACGTATCTGTCATACCGGCAACAAACTGAACGATATGCATAATTTCTTCATATCTTTGCCTTTGAGGATCATAACCTTTCGCAATATAGTGTTGAGGAAGAAGTTTTTGTATCTTCTCTGCTTTCTTAGTTTTCGCTGGAAGCGTGTCGAGAAATTCGTAGAGCAGGCCACCGATGACTTCGAAACCAGCGGCTTCTGTTTCGAGAACTTTTCGATAGGTATAAACATAGTTTCTGCAGTGAATTTTTAAATCTTTCAGCTCTTTAACGCAATGAATTTTGTCTACTAACGGCTCATCAAATTTACCTTCCATTATTTCTGGTAAATTTTGAGCATAGACATCCGAAACTTGCTGAATTAGACTGGAAATCGCAATTGCACGTAGATATCCAACTTTTTCGCGCTCGTCGTGTATTTTTTCAGATACGAGCCCATCTTTTTTAAGTATCAAACTATTGAGGCAATCACAAATCTTACTATATTCAACAAGTTTCAAATTGTATCCATCCTCAAGATCCATCAAAAGGTAACTGATATCATCAGCAGCTTCAACAAGAAACGCCAATGGATGCCTGTAGTATGCAACAGCTCCATTTGAATCATCTCTTTTAATCATGCCAAGGTGATCGGCAATTTGGGTAAAAACAGCCTTTTCACTCTGAAAAAAACTATGTTTCTTTCCACTTACACCAGATAATCTAACAGGGGTAATCTCGCGGGGGTATTTTGAAAAAGCCCCCAGAGTTGCGTAGGTAAGATTTATACCACCTTCAACGCTTGAAACCGCAGGAAGAGTATAAACCATCAATCTAAAACCCATGGCATTACCCTCGAAATTAGTGAAATCAAGCTTTTGTGAATCGGTGAGACCATCAAGAAAATGAGCACCTTCGTTTTTGAAAAAATCACCGATAGCATCTTCACCAGAGTGTCCAAACGGGGGGTTTCCAATATCGTGTGCGACTGATGCGGCCGCCACAACTGCGGCAAAATCGTATGGAGAAATTCCTTTGCCACTCAGTTCAGGGTTTTCTTTGAGTACCGTGATCCCTGCAGCCATTCCCAGCGTACGGCCGACACAAGATGTTTCAAGACTATGGGTTAACCGTGTATGGATAAAATCATGTTCAGGTAAAGGGAAGACCTGCGTTTTCTTTTGCAACCTGCGGAAAGGTTTTGAAAAGATTATTCTGTCATAATCACGTTGATATTGTGATCTGTCAGTTTGGCTTGCAGTACTTGATTCTCTCACTCGTTTTAGAGATAAAAGTCTTTCCCAGTCCATATTTTTATCCTTACGCTAATTTGAGATGTGTTCACAAATTTCCCTTACAGCCTCAAGTGCTTTAGAGTAGTCTTTGATTGCGATTGACCCCACATTTTCTCTTCCTCCGCCACCGTATTTTTGGCAAATTTCTCCAATGTTTTTTGATTGGACATCAATCCAGGGGTTCTTACCCACACTTATCGAAAACTTACCATTTTTGCGGTATAAGCCAATAGAATAGAGCGCGTCGGGTTCATAGTAGTAGGTCAAATAGCGCTGAAATGGGATTTCACTTTTTACATAATCAAAAAACACGATATTATCAGGTTTCAGTTTATATCCACTTTTAAACACGCTCATAAATTTTTCCTGCAACTGAAAAACAGTTTCTATTTTCT encodes:
- a CDS encoding Deoxyguanosinetriphosphate triphosphohydrolase; the encoded protein is MDWERLLSLKRVRESSTASQTDRSQYQRDYDRIIFSKPFRRLQKKTQVFPLPEHDFIHTRLTHSLETSCVGRTLGMAAGITVLKENPELSGKGISPYDFAAVVAAASVAHDIGNPPFGHSGEDAIGDFFKNEGAHFLDGLTDSQKLDFTNFEGNAMGFRLMVYTLPAVSSVEGGINLTYATLGAFSKYPREITPVRLSGVSGKKHSFFQSEKAVFTQIADHLGMIKRDDSNGAVAYYRHPLAFLVEAADDISYLLMDLEDGYNLKLVEYSKICDCLNSLILKKDGLVSEKIHDEREKVGYLRAIAISSLIQQVSDVYAQNLPEIMEGKFDEPLVDKIHCVKELKDLKIHCRNYVYTYRKVLETEAAGFEVIGGLLYEFLDTLPAKTKKAEKIQKLLPQHYIAKGYDPQRQRYEEIMHIVQFVAGMTDTFAIDTYRAIKGIKLPNY